One Cryptomeria japonica chromosome 9, Sugi_1.0, whole genome shotgun sequence genomic window carries:
- the LOC131050143 gene encoding protein SMAX1-LIKE 3 isoform X2, protein MRAGGCTVQQTLTAEAASVVEHAVALARQRGHAQVTPLHVAATLLSPGSSNILRRACLKSHAHSSSHPLQCRALELCFKVALNRLPTTAGPLVHAGQPPLSNSLVAVLKRAQAQQRRGCLEQQQQPLLAMKVEIEQLVISILDDPSVSRVMREAGFSSTSVKSNIEEEVSVPVNFPCFSMDHSNSTNEVVPVSRSVARSLIPGGFETGCNMVYSSGGSSNRGSRINLFENPMFGGYRLKNEDVESVLEVLVGKKCRRMNSVIVGDCSVTTENVVREVVSRIERGDVPDLLKGVQVLDPQFSSLVQNGLRREEIEEKLGELRGTVSNCLVGGSAIIFAGDLRWAVEVHEDGDNNNSSYYNHNRNSSNSFSCVQYMTMELGRILRIREEGRRVWLLATASYQTYMTCLTGQPSLENLWGLQAVSVPSGGLDLSLQPCLTSKGEPKTSGVSTEAFVPIPENHLRQMPFLKMINSDEDVVEKLNCCYQCSANFEEEAKLLCRTEQSLPLSDPNLPLWLQKCRTRNVLSEPDAAAQEEAKLRELRKKWNQACERMHCNYYNPIHLQQSALEVPQHPASMVSSVNHHSPWWGSTQSNASGVSASRNKESSSVLQSTTTFQDWVDSPLSRQTAEKAGDSSAGHPAAAKDSSRVDVETTLTLGLSDSIVKGNDDEANKCTASSHVAPLSFSRPLQFEMSLRQFDPESLKVLSERLAEKVPWQSEQNIQAIATAVLQNRSGMAKGESRMMSKGDTWLLALGADRMGKKKMAQALAEIIYGSQEKLLCLPSPWSPGKIYQEPVKTYLDKLTLAIANDPHCVLLLDDMEQADIFFMAAILRAMESGKLTNSNGREVSLCDTIVFMTSSLGTNHFMNSSSQIDEEKLSRSILRCPRGFKLDVQERGDQVQDKLGLQTCKRKIQWDLVQAKETERRKRISRALDLNVETGHQDHADAASMTGNSDVTEETDALSDQIFRSARAHFSEYFFKLLDECIVFCAFDFSQLAESIQDKLHHSYCRATIGRGFFEVDELVVERMVRFCWELAPFGTDTFDKWVEEVFEVGLVQMLSMQTLTGKTTVKLSEGETNEGDSFYGNSLLPSRLEITGCSNCQFMADEFTVCRMQRHHSNTKALIQVRA, encoded by the exons aTGAGGGCCGGAGGTTGCACGGTGCAGCAGACTCTGACGGCGGAGGCCGCCAGTGTGGTGGAACATGCCGTGGCTCTGGCCCGGCAAAGAGGCCATGCACAGGTAACGCCCTTGCATGTAGCCGCCACTCTGCTTTCCCCCGGAAGTTCGAACATTCTCCGCAGAGCATGCCTTAAGTCTCATGCCCATTCTTCATCTCATCCTCTGCAATGCAGGGCACTGGAACTTTGCTTTAAGGTCGCTCTCAACCGCCTTCCCACCACTGCTGGGCCTCTGGTTCATGCTGGGCAGCCTCCTCTTTCTAATTCGCTTGTGGCTGTTCTGAAACGTGCTCAGGCTCAGCAGCGGCGGGGATGTTTGGAGCAGCAGCAGCAGCCTTTGTTGGCCATGAAGGTGGAGATTGAGCAGCTTGTTATTTCTATTCTTGATGACCCTTCTGTTAGCCGGGTCATGCGAGAGGCGGGTTTTTCCAGTACTTCTGTGAAGAGTAACATTGAGGAAGAAGTTTCTGTCCCTGTGAATTTCCCTTGTTTTTCCATGGATCATAGTAATAGTACAAATGAGGTGGTGCCTGTGTCTAGATCTGTGGCTAGGAGTCTGATCCCCGGGGGGTTTGAAACCGGGTGTAATATGGTTTACAGTAGTGGTGGGAGTAGTAATCGTGGTTCGAGGATCAATTTGTTTGAAAATCCCATGTTTGGGGGTTACAGATTGAAAAACGAGGACGTAGAGAGTGTTTTAGAGGTTCTGGTGGGGAAGAAATGTAGGAGGATGAATAGTGTAATTGTAGGAGATTGCTCTGTGACGACGGAGAATGTAGTTAGGGAGGTTGTGAGTCGGATAGAGAGAGGAGATGTTCCTGATCTGCTCAAAGGCGTGCAGGTTTTGGATCCtcagttctcttctcttgttcagAATGGGTTGAGAAGGGAAGAGATTGAGGAGAAGCTCGGGGAGCTGAGAGGAACAGTCAGTAACTGCCTTGTAGGAGGTTCGGCTATTATTTTTGCTGGGGATCTTAGATGGGCAGTTGAGGTTCATGAGGATGGTGATAACAATAACAGTAGTTActataatcataatagaaatagTAGTAATAGTTTTTCTTGTGTTCAGTATATGACTATGGAGTTGGGAAGGATACTGAGGATTCGTGAGGAGGGCCGAAGAGTGTGGTTACTGGCTACTGCAAGTTACCAGACGTATATGACATGCCTCACTGGGCAACCGTCTCTGGAAAATCTTTGGGGGCTTCAGGCAGTTTCAGTTCCCAGCGGTGGCCTTGACTTGAGCCTTCAACCCTG TTTGACTAGCAAAGGCGAGCCCAAAACCAGTGGCGTAAGTACCGAGGCATTCGTCCCGATTCCAGAAAATCACTTGCGCCAAATGCCATTCTTGAAAATGATCAACTCCGATGAAGATGTGGTGGAGAAACTCAACTGCTGTTATCAGTGCTCCGCAAACTTCGAAGAAGAAGCAAAACTTTTGTGCAGAACAGAGCAAAGTTTGCCGTTAAGTGACCCAAACTTACCTCTCTGGCTTCAGAAATGCAGGACTCGTAACGTGTTGTCAGAACCAGATGCAGCAGCCCAG GAGGAagccaagttgagggaactgcgcAAGAAATGGAATCAAGCATGTGAGAGAATGCATTGCAATTACTATAATCCGATACATCTGCAACAATCCGCGTTGGAAGTGCCACAACATCCTGCAAGCATGGTGTCTTCAGTAAATCATCATTCTCCCTGGTGGGGTTCAACTCAAAGCAATGCGAGTGGAGTTAGTGCATCAAGAAACAAGGAGTCCTCATCTGTGCTACAAAGCACAACGACATTTCAAGATTGGGTAGACAGTCCGCTGTCACGGCAAACGGCGGAGAAGGCTGGGGATTCGAGCGCAGGGCATCCTGCCGCCGCAAAAGATTCATCGAGAGTCGATGTAGAAACCACGCTAACTCTAGGATTAAGCGACAGTATTGTGAAAGGCAACGACGACGAGGCAAACAAATGCACTGCTTCCAGCCATGTGGCTCCACTCTCCTTCTCACGCCCTCTGCAGTTTGAGATGAGCCTGAGGCAATTCGACCCAGAAAGTTTGAAGGTATTGAGCGAGAGGCTGGCGGAAAAAGTTCCCTGGCAAAGCGAGCAAAATATCCAGGCCATTGCCACGGCGGTTTTACAGAACAGATCTGGCATGGCTAAAGGAGAGAGCCGAATGATGAGTAAGGGTGATACGTGGTTGCTGGCGTTGGGGGCCGACCGAATGGGGAAAAAAAAGATGGCTCAAGCTCTGGCCGAAATCATCTATGGATCACAAGAAAAGCTCCTTTGCCTTCCAAGCCCCTGGTCTCCTGGTAAAATCTACCAGGAGCCTGTGAAAACATATTTAGACAAGCTTACTCTGGCAATCGCTAATGATCCCCACTGTGTGCTGCTGCTGGATGATATGGAGCAAGCAGACATTTTTTTCATGGCCGCAATACTGAGAGCCATGGAAAGTGGAAAGCTAACTAATTCCAATGGCAGAGAAGTTAGTCTGTGTGATACTATTGTATTCATGACTTCAAGTCTCGGGACAAACCATTTCATGAATTCTAGCTCGCAAATAGACGAAGAGAAACTATCCAGATCAATTCTACGCTGCCCCCGTGGCTTCAAACTTGACGTGCAGGAGAGGGGAGATCAAGTACAGGATAAATTGGGCCTGCAAACGTGTAAGCGCAAGATACAGTGGGATCTGGTGCAGGCCAAAGAAACAGAGAGAAGGAAGAGGATTTCCCGTGCATTGGACCTGAATGTGGAGACGGGGCATCAAGATCATGCAGATGCGGCCTCTATGACTGGCAACAGTGATGTAACAGAAGAAACAGACGCTCTATCAGATCAAATCTTTCGCTCCGCTAGGGCACACTTCTCAGAATATTTTTTCAAGCTCTTAGATGAATGCATAGTGTTCTGTGCCTTCGATTTTTCTCAGCTTGCAGAATCCATACAAGATAAACTCCATCATTCGTATTGCAGAGCTACCATTGGCCGGGGATTCTTTGAAGTGGATGAACTAGTAGTGGAACGCATGGTTCGTTTTTGCTGGGAATTGGCTCCTTTTGGTACTGATACTTTTGACAAATGGGTGGAGGAAGTTTTTGAAGTGGGTTTGGTCCAAATGCTGTCCATGCAAACACTCACGGGAAAGACTACTGTAAAATTATCCGAGGGAGAAACAAACGAGGGGGATTCTTTCTATGGCAATTCTCTTCTTCCTTCAAGACTTGAGATTACTGGTTGCAGCAATTGTCAATTCATGGCCGATGAATTCACGGTCTGTAGAATGCAAAGGCACCATTCCAATACAAAGGCGCTCATCCAAGTGCGTGCCTGA
- the LOC131050143 gene encoding protein SMAX1-LIKE 3 isoform X1, protein MRAGGCTVQQTLTAEAASVVEHAVALARQRGHAQVTPLHVAATLLSPGSSNILRRACLKSHAHSSSHPLQCRALELCFKVALNRLPTTAGPLVHAGQPPLSNSLVAVLKRAQAQQRRGCLEQQQQPLLAMKVEIEQLVISILDDPSVSRVMREAGFSSTSVKSNIEEEVSVPVNFPCFSMDHSNSTNEVVPVSRSVARSLIPGGFETGCNMVYSSGGSSNRGSRINLFENPMFGGYRLKNEDVESVLEVLVGKKCRRMNSVIVGDCSVTTENVVREVVSRIERGDVPDLLKGVQVLDPQFSSLVQNGLRREEIEEKLGELRGTVSNCLVGGSAIIFAGDLRWAVEVHEDGDNNNSSYYNHNRNSSNSFSCVQYMTMELGRILRIREEGRRVWLLATASYQTYMTCLTGQPSLENLWGLQAVSVPSGGLDLSLQPCLTSKGEPKTSGVSTEAFVPIPENHLRQMPFLKMINSDEDVVEKLNCCYQCSANFEEEAKLLCRTEQSLPLSDPNLPLWLQKCRTRNVLSEPDAAAQQEEAKLRELRKKWNQACERMHCNYYNPIHLQQSALEVPQHPASMVSSVNHHSPWWGSTQSNASGVSASRNKESSSVLQSTTTFQDWVDSPLSRQTAEKAGDSSAGHPAAAKDSSRVDVETTLTLGLSDSIVKGNDDEANKCTASSHVAPLSFSRPLQFEMSLRQFDPESLKVLSERLAEKVPWQSEQNIQAIATAVLQNRSGMAKGESRMMSKGDTWLLALGADRMGKKKMAQALAEIIYGSQEKLLCLPSPWSPGKIYQEPVKTYLDKLTLAIANDPHCVLLLDDMEQADIFFMAAILRAMESGKLTNSNGREVSLCDTIVFMTSSLGTNHFMNSSSQIDEEKLSRSILRCPRGFKLDVQERGDQVQDKLGLQTCKRKIQWDLVQAKETERRKRISRALDLNVETGHQDHADAASMTGNSDVTEETDALSDQIFRSARAHFSEYFFKLLDECIVFCAFDFSQLAESIQDKLHHSYCRATIGRGFFEVDELVVERMVRFCWELAPFGTDTFDKWVEEVFEVGLVQMLSMQTLTGKTTVKLSEGETNEGDSFYGNSLLPSRLEITGCSNCQFMADEFTVCRMQRHHSNTKALIQVRA, encoded by the exons aTGAGGGCCGGAGGTTGCACGGTGCAGCAGACTCTGACGGCGGAGGCCGCCAGTGTGGTGGAACATGCCGTGGCTCTGGCCCGGCAAAGAGGCCATGCACAGGTAACGCCCTTGCATGTAGCCGCCACTCTGCTTTCCCCCGGAAGTTCGAACATTCTCCGCAGAGCATGCCTTAAGTCTCATGCCCATTCTTCATCTCATCCTCTGCAATGCAGGGCACTGGAACTTTGCTTTAAGGTCGCTCTCAACCGCCTTCCCACCACTGCTGGGCCTCTGGTTCATGCTGGGCAGCCTCCTCTTTCTAATTCGCTTGTGGCTGTTCTGAAACGTGCTCAGGCTCAGCAGCGGCGGGGATGTTTGGAGCAGCAGCAGCAGCCTTTGTTGGCCATGAAGGTGGAGATTGAGCAGCTTGTTATTTCTATTCTTGATGACCCTTCTGTTAGCCGGGTCATGCGAGAGGCGGGTTTTTCCAGTACTTCTGTGAAGAGTAACATTGAGGAAGAAGTTTCTGTCCCTGTGAATTTCCCTTGTTTTTCCATGGATCATAGTAATAGTACAAATGAGGTGGTGCCTGTGTCTAGATCTGTGGCTAGGAGTCTGATCCCCGGGGGGTTTGAAACCGGGTGTAATATGGTTTACAGTAGTGGTGGGAGTAGTAATCGTGGTTCGAGGATCAATTTGTTTGAAAATCCCATGTTTGGGGGTTACAGATTGAAAAACGAGGACGTAGAGAGTGTTTTAGAGGTTCTGGTGGGGAAGAAATGTAGGAGGATGAATAGTGTAATTGTAGGAGATTGCTCTGTGACGACGGAGAATGTAGTTAGGGAGGTTGTGAGTCGGATAGAGAGAGGAGATGTTCCTGATCTGCTCAAAGGCGTGCAGGTTTTGGATCCtcagttctcttctcttgttcagAATGGGTTGAGAAGGGAAGAGATTGAGGAGAAGCTCGGGGAGCTGAGAGGAACAGTCAGTAACTGCCTTGTAGGAGGTTCGGCTATTATTTTTGCTGGGGATCTTAGATGGGCAGTTGAGGTTCATGAGGATGGTGATAACAATAACAGTAGTTActataatcataatagaaatagTAGTAATAGTTTTTCTTGTGTTCAGTATATGACTATGGAGTTGGGAAGGATACTGAGGATTCGTGAGGAGGGCCGAAGAGTGTGGTTACTGGCTACTGCAAGTTACCAGACGTATATGACATGCCTCACTGGGCAACCGTCTCTGGAAAATCTTTGGGGGCTTCAGGCAGTTTCAGTTCCCAGCGGTGGCCTTGACTTGAGCCTTCAACCCTG TTTGACTAGCAAAGGCGAGCCCAAAACCAGTGGCGTAAGTACCGAGGCATTCGTCCCGATTCCAGAAAATCACTTGCGCCAAATGCCATTCTTGAAAATGATCAACTCCGATGAAGATGTGGTGGAGAAACTCAACTGCTGTTATCAGTGCTCCGCAAACTTCGAAGAAGAAGCAAAACTTTTGTGCAGAACAGAGCAAAGTTTGCCGTTAAGTGACCCAAACTTACCTCTCTGGCTTCAGAAATGCAGGACTCGTAACGTGTTGTCAGAACCAGATGCAGCAGCCCAG CAGGAGGAagccaagttgagggaactgcgcAAGAAATGGAATCAAGCATGTGAGAGAATGCATTGCAATTACTATAATCCGATACATCTGCAACAATCCGCGTTGGAAGTGCCACAACATCCTGCAAGCATGGTGTCTTCAGTAAATCATCATTCTCCCTGGTGGGGTTCAACTCAAAGCAATGCGAGTGGAGTTAGTGCATCAAGAAACAAGGAGTCCTCATCTGTGCTACAAAGCACAACGACATTTCAAGATTGGGTAGACAGTCCGCTGTCACGGCAAACGGCGGAGAAGGCTGGGGATTCGAGCGCAGGGCATCCTGCCGCCGCAAAAGATTCATCGAGAGTCGATGTAGAAACCACGCTAACTCTAGGATTAAGCGACAGTATTGTGAAAGGCAACGACGACGAGGCAAACAAATGCACTGCTTCCAGCCATGTGGCTCCACTCTCCTTCTCACGCCCTCTGCAGTTTGAGATGAGCCTGAGGCAATTCGACCCAGAAAGTTTGAAGGTATTGAGCGAGAGGCTGGCGGAAAAAGTTCCCTGGCAAAGCGAGCAAAATATCCAGGCCATTGCCACGGCGGTTTTACAGAACAGATCTGGCATGGCTAAAGGAGAGAGCCGAATGATGAGTAAGGGTGATACGTGGTTGCTGGCGTTGGGGGCCGACCGAATGGGGAAAAAAAAGATGGCTCAAGCTCTGGCCGAAATCATCTATGGATCACAAGAAAAGCTCCTTTGCCTTCCAAGCCCCTGGTCTCCTGGTAAAATCTACCAGGAGCCTGTGAAAACATATTTAGACAAGCTTACTCTGGCAATCGCTAATGATCCCCACTGTGTGCTGCTGCTGGATGATATGGAGCAAGCAGACATTTTTTTCATGGCCGCAATACTGAGAGCCATGGAAAGTGGAAAGCTAACTAATTCCAATGGCAGAGAAGTTAGTCTGTGTGATACTATTGTATTCATGACTTCAAGTCTCGGGACAAACCATTTCATGAATTCTAGCTCGCAAATAGACGAAGAGAAACTATCCAGATCAATTCTACGCTGCCCCCGTGGCTTCAAACTTGACGTGCAGGAGAGGGGAGATCAAGTACAGGATAAATTGGGCCTGCAAACGTGTAAGCGCAAGATACAGTGGGATCTGGTGCAGGCCAAAGAAACAGAGAGAAGGAAGAGGATTTCCCGTGCATTGGACCTGAATGTGGAGACGGGGCATCAAGATCATGCAGATGCGGCCTCTATGACTGGCAACAGTGATGTAACAGAAGAAACAGACGCTCTATCAGATCAAATCTTTCGCTCCGCTAGGGCACACTTCTCAGAATATTTTTTCAAGCTCTTAGATGAATGCATAGTGTTCTGTGCCTTCGATTTTTCTCAGCTTGCAGAATCCATACAAGATAAACTCCATCATTCGTATTGCAGAGCTACCATTGGCCGGGGATTCTTTGAAGTGGATGAACTAGTAGTGGAACGCATGGTTCGTTTTTGCTGGGAATTGGCTCCTTTTGGTACTGATACTTTTGACAAATGGGTGGAGGAAGTTTTTGAAGTGGGTTTGGTCCAAATGCTGTCCATGCAAACACTCACGGGAAAGACTACTGTAAAATTATCCGAGGGAGAAACAAACGAGGGGGATTCTTTCTATGGCAATTCTCTTCTTCCTTCAAGACTTGAGATTACTGGTTGCAGCAATTGTCAATTCATGGCCGATGAATTCACGGTCTGTAGAATGCAAAGGCACCATTCCAATACAAAGGCGCTCATCCAAGTGCGTGCCTGA